Proteins found in one Arachis stenosperma cultivar V10309 chromosome 8, arast.V10309.gnm1.PFL2, whole genome shotgun sequence genomic segment:
- the LOC130945883 gene encoding uncharacterized protein LOC130945883 produces the protein MRQEEIPREPTGFGARDVQGSGGLTKFQRKGIWEVKRYNGPHTCLATSISSDHRSLDNHMISAFIMPMVRADASISIKVLLNATAAHFRFRPTYRRVWLAKQKAVVTHIYGDWDESYNEMPRWVLGVQLTMPGSVAVLRTSPVRAFRHCKPLVSIDGTNLYGKYGGTLLVVIAQDGNSNILPVAFALVEGENAESWAFFLSHLRQHVTLQSDLLVISNRHNEIKAALEALNGGWLPPAAYHIFCIRHVAANFALTFKGKDARRLLVNAIYAKTEVEFDYWFDILRSEDPAMCEWANRIEYSLWTQHRDEGRRFGHTMTNISECVNSILKGVRNLPVCSLVKATYGRLAELFVRKGREAEAQLRTGQQFSQHLVKCIEANLKTARYFTVTL, from the exons ATGAGACAGGAGGAGATTCCTAGGGAGCCTACTGGATTTGGTGCTAGAGATGTCCAGGGGTCTGGTGGTCTCACAAAGTTTCAG CGCAAGGGTATTTGGGAGGTAAAACGGTACAACGGACCTCATACGTGTCTTGCGACGTCCATCTCTAGCGACCACAGGAGTCTGGATAATCATATGATCTCGGCATTCATCATGCCAATGGTTAGAGCTGATGCATCTATCAGCATCAAGGTGCTTCTGAATGCGACGGCGGCACACTTTAGGTTCAGGCCGACTTATAGGAGGGTTTGGTTGGCGAAGCAGAAGGCCGTCGTCACCCACATCTATGGTGATTGGGATGAGTCATACAACGAGATGCCGCGGTGGGTGTTAGGAGTTCAGTTGACGATGCCTGGTAGTGTTGCAGTCCTTAGGACGAGTCCTGTTCGA GCATTCCGTCATTGCAAGCCGTTGGTGAGTATTGACGGCACCAACTTGTATGGTAAGTATGGGGGAACGTTGCTCGTCGTGATTGCACAGGACGGGAATTCCAACATCCTGCCTGTTGCATTTGCACTCGTGGAGGGTGAGAATGCGGAGTCTTGGGCGTTCTTTCTTTCCCATCTTCGGCAGCACGTGACCTTGCAATCGGATCTCCTGGTTATATCAAATAGGCACAACGAGATCAAGGCTGCACTTGAGGCTCTTAACGGAGGATGGCTACCTCCTGCTGCATACCATATATTTTGTATTCGACATGTGGCAGCAAATTTTGCCCTCACATTCAAGGGAAAGGATGCAAGGAGGCTTCTTGTGAATGCAATTTATGCGAAGACTGAGGTGGAATTCGATTACTGGTTTGATATACTGCGGTCTGAAGACCCTGCCATGTGTGAGTGGGCGAACAGGATTGAGTATTCATTGTGGACTCAACATCGGGATGAGGGTAGGAGATTTGGGCACACGATGACAAATATATCCGAGTGTGTTAATTCAATCCTGAAGGGGGTCAGGAATCTTCCGGTGTGCTCGCTCGTGAAGGCGACTTATGGGAGGTTAGCAGAGCTATTCGTTCGTAAGGGGAGAGAGGCAGAGGCTCAGCTAAGAACCGGACAGCAATTCAGTCAACATCTAGTGAAGTGTATAGAGGCCAATCTGAAGACGGCGAGGTACTTCACAGTGACTTTATAG